The Bacteroidota bacterium genome has a segment encoding these proteins:
- a CDS encoding DUF2181 domain-containing protein: MLQTKIFLKYFTISVVLIFIISVVFLSNKTLLFFFPDKIWAHKVNNIEKLEEASKKYAGIELDVVFHKKTNSFDVNHPPDSSINLSLTEFFLSQKNSVSNCKYWIDFKNLDYENKKLSADKLDSIANVFEIDKKNIIIESISPKFLKLFDDKGFLTSYYLPTNLNLLDDKNLESVLKTINTNISTFKNTYISFNYKDYEIINRRFPYKKKLTWFTNYGSLNKISARILLFEISMDENVDILLIPLK; encoded by the coding sequence ATGTTGCAGACGAAAATTTTCCTAAAATATTTCACAATAAGTGTAGTTCTAATTTTTATTATTTCTGTGGTTTTTCTTTCAAATAAAACTTTGCTGTTTTTTTTCCCTGATAAAATTTGGGCTCATAAGGTTAACAATATTGAAAAACTCGAAGAAGCTTCCAAAAAATATGCAGGAATAGAACTCGATGTAGTTTTTCACAAAAAAACAAACTCTTTCGATGTTAATCATCCGCCCGATAGTTCTATAAATCTGTCATTGACTGAATTTTTTCTTTCACAAAAAAACAGTGTTTCGAATTGTAAATATTGGATTGATTTTAAAAATTTGGATTATGAAAATAAAAAGCTTTCTGCAGATAAGTTAGATTCAATTGCAAATGTGTTTGAAATAGACAAAAAAAATATCATCATAGAATCTATCAGTCCAAAATTTCTAAAACTCTTTGACGATAAAGGATTTTTAACTTCTTACTATTTGCCAACAAATTTGAATTTGCTTGACGATAAAAATCTTGAATCTGTTTTGAAAACTATTAATACCAATATTTCCACTTTTAAAAACACATACATTTCATTCAACTATAAAGACTATGAGATAATAAACAGACGATTTCCCTACAAGAAAAAACTAACTTGGTTTACCAATTATGGCTCATTAAATAAAATCAGCGCAAGGATTTTGTTATTCGAAATTTCGATGGACGAAAATGTAGATATTTTACTCATTCCTTTAAAGTAA
- a CDS encoding phosphoethanolamine transferase: MKKFNSFLIVLKEIYNPFIVALAFAPLIVGLIVDASLFDSRNIITNIIWIPIFTVAFILSKKRIVYQIVCLLYFILGLVEISHWIILQGPVTITSFLVISNTNLQEAIDFLNLKATVGLIVLVFYTIFFIFTFKRRPKISKSKFKPYLIGIILLFSAIFILENAINERLIRKGMPHIAKVVFSFIEKINLYEEAMQEIEPKMVQAIPTLPQNQQTFVLIIGESCSRNHMSIYNYSRKTNPKLEKRKDLFVYDNVVSPYSNTLNSVLSMLSESNLERKLNFGKCVDIIDIFYSAGFKTYWLSNQSPIGIWDNLITVFAKKADHYRFVNTTSNSSFEAMFTTSYDSKLFKPFANALSENVAKKFIVLHLMGSHSSYSKRYPTHYDVFNGSNKKEKIIAEYDNSVLYNDFIVDSILNILDENDSLHENSISSAIYLSDHGENVYDEQNKIGHDYSKKLPKANVDIPFIIWLSREYIKSHPLKVNFVRSNSRKPFITDDLFHSIIDLIEIQTPYFEEKRSIFNKRFNDTRQRILEDGKDYDDD, encoded by the coding sequence ATGAAGAAATTTAATAGTTTTCTGATTGTTCTAAAGGAAATCTACAATCCATTTATTGTCGCTTTAGCTTTTGCCCCATTAATTGTTGGGCTTATTGTGGATGCTAGTTTGTTCGACAGCAGGAATATTATTACGAATATCATTTGGATTCCAATTTTTACAGTAGCTTTTATTTTATCTAAGAAAAGGATTGTATATCAGATAGTTTGCTTGCTATATTTTATTTTGGGTCTTGTTGAAATTTCTCATTGGATTATTTTACAAGGTCCTGTTACAATAACAAGTTTTTTAGTAATCTCAAATACTAATTTACAAGAAGCAATAGATTTTCTAAATCTAAAAGCTACGGTTGGCCTGATTGTTTTGGTTTTTTATACAATATTTTTCATTTTTACTTTTAAACGCAGACCTAAAATCTCCAAATCTAAATTTAAGCCCTACCTTATAGGAATTATTTTATTATTTTCTGCAATATTTATTCTCGAAAATGCAATTAATGAGCGATTAATTAGAAAAGGAATGCCACATATTGCAAAAGTTGTTTTTTCATTTATCGAAAAAATAAATTTGTATGAAGAAGCTATGCAAGAAATTGAACCTAAAATGGTTCAGGCAATTCCAACTTTGCCACAAAACCAGCAGACATTTGTATTGATAATTGGCGAATCGTGTAGCAGAAATCATATGTCTATTTATAATTACTCGAGAAAAACCAATCCAAAGCTCGAAAAGCGTAAGGATTTGTTTGTTTACGATAATGTAGTTTCACCTTATTCAAATACTTTAAACTCTGTTCTATCAATGCTTTCTGAATCAAATTTAGAGCGAAAATTAAATTTCGGAAAATGTGTCGATATAATTGATATTTTTTATTCTGCCGGTTTCAAAACCTATTGGCTTTCAAATCAATCGCCTATCGGAATTTGGGATAATCTTATAACTGTTTTTGCAAAAAAAGCTGATCACTACCGTTTTGTAAATACTACAAGCAATTCATCGTTTGAAGCAATGTTTACGACTTCATACGATTCTAAGCTCTTTAAACCATTTGCCAATGCTTTGAGCGAAAATGTTGCTAAAAAATTTATAGTTCTGCATTTAATGGGAAGTCACTCTTCATATTCAAAAAGGTATCCTACTCATTATGATGTCTTTAACGGAAGTAACAAGAAAGAAAAAATTATTGCAGAATACGATAATTCAGTTCTTTACAACGACTTTATTGTTGACAGCATTCTAAATATTTTAGATGAAAACGATTCCTTACATGAAAATTCGATTAGCTCTGCAATTTATTTGTCTGATCATGGCGAAAATGTTTACGATGAGCAAAATAAAATAGGACACGACTATTCAAAAAAATTACCAAAAGCTAATGTAGATATTCCTTTTATCATCTGGCTTTCACGGGAGTACATAAAATCCCATCCGCTAAAAGTAAATTTTGTCAGGTCAAATAGTCGCAAACCATTTATAACGGACGATTTGTTCCATTCAATAATTGATCTGATCGAAATTCAGACACCTTACTTTGAAGAAAAAAGAAGTATTTTCAACAAAAGATTTAATGACACTCGCCAAAGAATCTTGGAAGACGGGAAGGATTATGATGATGATTAA
- a CDS encoding HU-CCDC81 and SPOR domain-containing protein, with product MKIEKYIYELLFQHDCVILPDFGGFITNYKPAKIDNELHKSYPPAKKVSFNINLRQNDGLLIKHISDFENIDYKETNDIVAKFVKEINEKLQNADRINFEGIGQFQYDKEKNLQFEPEQYTNFLLDSYGLSTFHFPALKEKKQHIRIKPKFENKSQVSAIIRNSIFRRATIGVSIAAIMIFVPYKMGFFQNSNFSFANLNPFSGPKSELLEHKRIFLTEIESRKAIVIASDSFNEKEILLSERNIEQNSKVELVDTDINNSKLYHIIGGSFVKEKNAQKYFHQIIDEGFPAKVLPKEKGKYRVAIFSFEKKLEATNKLSVLRKDNSSLWLLRR from the coding sequence TTGAAAATTGAAAAGTATATATACGAACTATTATTTCAGCACGATTGTGTGATATTGCCTGATTTTGGTGGGTTTATAACAAACTACAAGCCTGCAAAAATTGACAATGAACTTCACAAAAGTTATCCTCCAGCAAAAAAAGTAAGTTTTAATATTAATCTTCGGCAAAATGATGGCTTACTAATCAAGCATATTTCTGATTTTGAGAATATTGATTATAAAGAGACGAACGATATTGTTGCAAAATTTGTGAAGGAAATTAACGAAAAATTGCAAAATGCTGACAGAATAAATTTTGAAGGAATTGGGCAGTTTCAGTACGACAAGGAGAAAAACTTACAGTTTGAACCTGAACAATACACAAATTTCCTTTTAGATTCGTATGGATTGAGTACTTTCCATTTTCCTGCTTTGAAAGAGAAAAAGCAACATATTAGAATTAAGCCCAAGTTTGAAAACAAGTCACAGGTAAGTGCTATCATTAGAAATTCTATTTTTCGTAGAGCTACAATTGGAGTTTCAATTGCAGCAATTATGATTTTTGTTCCTTACAAAATGGGATTTTTTCAAAATAGCAATTTCAGTTTTGCTAATCTGAATCCATTTTCAGGACCGAAATCAGAATTATTAGAGCATAAAAGAATTTTCCTAACTGAAATTGAAAGTCGCAAAGCTATTGTTATTGCAAGCGATAGTTTTAACGAAAAAGAAATATTACTTTCTGAAAGAAATATTGAACAAAATTCGAAAGTAGAATTAGTTGATACTGATATTAATAATTCAAAACTTTATCATATTATTGGCGGCAGTTTTGTGAAAGAAAAAAATGCACAGAAATATTTCCACCAAATAATTGATGAAGGATTTCCTGCAAAAGTTCTTCCCAAAGAAAAAGGAAAATACCGGGTAGCAATATTTTCGTTTGAGAAAAAACTTGAAGCAACAAATAAGCTATCCGTTCTTAGGAAAGATAATTCAAGTTTGTGGTTGCTTAGGAGATAG
- the asnS gene encoding asparagine--tRNA ligase: MRRTEICELLKATDTEKLINVKAWVRTKRSGKNVAFIALNDGSTINNIQVVVDLQKIDEENLININTGAAISVNGKLIKSLGSGQSHEIDAHEIEVLGVANPDEYPIQPKKHSLEFLREHAHLRFRTSTFSAITRVRHAMIFAIHKFFNDKGYCNIHTPIITGSDAEGAGEMFRISTLDNKKPPLNESGEVDYTQDFFGKETNLTVSGQLEAELAALALSKVYTFGPTFRAENSNTTRHLAEFWMIEPEVAFFDLNDDMDLAEEMLKYLVEYALENCSDDLQFLNKRLIDEEKGKAQKDRSEMGLIEKLEFVLKSDFERITYTEAFNILRNSKPNKKKKFQYLIENWGADLQSEHERFLVEKHFKKPVILVDYPKEIKAFYMRQNDDDKTVRAMDILFPGIGEIVGGSQREERYDLLLNRMKELDIPEKELWWYLETRKFGTVPHAGFGLGFERLMLFITGMSNIRDVIPFPRTPKNAEF, translated from the coding sequence ATTAGAAGGACAGAAATTTGCGAGCTTTTGAAAGCTACTGATACCGAAAAATTGATTAATGTGAAAGCATGGGTGCGTACCAAACGCTCAGGCAAAAATGTTGCATTTATTGCACTGAATGATGGTTCTACAATCAATAATATTCAAGTTGTGGTAGATTTGCAGAAAATTGATGAAGAAAACTTAATCAACATAAATACAGGAGCAGCCATTTCAGTAAATGGGAAACTTATAAAATCGCTTGGGAGTGGGCAATCGCACGAAATTGATGCTCACGAAATTGAAGTTCTTGGTGTAGCAAATCCAGACGAATATCCTATTCAACCAAAAAAACATAGTTTAGAATTTCTTAGAGAACATGCACATTTACGCTTCCGCACAAGCACTTTTTCTGCTATTACTCGCGTGCGTCATGCCATGATTTTTGCAATTCATAAATTTTTCAACGACAAAGGATATTGCAATATTCACACTCCAATCATCACCGGTTCCGATGCCGAAGGTGCCGGCGAAATGTTTCGAATTTCTACATTAGATAACAAAAAACCACCTTTAAACGAAAGTGGTGAAGTAGATTATACCCAAGATTTTTTTGGAAAAGAAACCAATCTTACAGTTTCAGGACAATTGGAAGCCGAATTGGCTGCTTTGGCACTATCAAAAGTTTATACTTTCGGTCCTACTTTCCGTGCCGAAAATTCTAACACAACTCGTCATCTTGCCGAATTTTGGATGATTGAACCGGAGGTAGCGTTTTTCGATTTGAACGATGATATGGACCTTGCTGAAGAAATGCTCAAATATCTTGTGGAATATGCTCTGGAAAATTGTTCAGACGATTTGCAATTCCTCAACAAACGATTGATTGACGAAGAAAAGGGAAAAGCTCAGAAAGACCGGTCGGAGATGGGACTTATAGAAAAACTGGAATTTGTTTTAAAATCTGATTTTGAGAGAATTACATATACTGAAGCTTTTAATATTTTAAGAAATTCTAAACCTAACAAAAAGAAAAAATTCCAATATCTAATAGAAAATTGGGGGGCAGACCTTCAATCGGAACACGAACGATTTCTCGTAGAAAAACATTTTAAAAAACCAGTGATACTTGTAGATTATCCTAAAGAAATAAAAGCATTTTACATGCGACAAAACGATGATGACAAGACAGTTAGAGCTATGGATATTCTTTTTCCGGGCATTGGCGAAATAGTTGGTGGATCGCAAAGAGAAGAGCGATACGATTTACTTTTGAACAGAATGAAAGAACTTGATATTCCTGAAAAAGAACTTTGGTGGTATCTCGAAACCAGAAAATTTGGGACAGTACCACATGCCGGGTTTGGCTTAGGTTTCGAACGATTGATGCTATTTATTACCGGAATGAGTAACATTAGAGATGTAATTCCATTCCCAAGAACACCGAAAAATGCTGAGTTTTAA
- a CDS encoding T9SS type A sorting domain-containing protein, which translates to MKKLFAIILFLAFFTNSAYSFRYSEIFQDSLLSENFENWSVTSADWQIFDSNGDNLTWSIYGNAGVDGSFAAGYLFSFTEIADDWIISKGISLEAGKNYWLNFKYRIEDELYPEKLAVYFGLFQNPMSMTTEIVDLGEIKNEQFLTLSRGFTVPADSVYYFGWYAYSDPYQWVVLIDNIYIKEIDCSASVPPVIELGNDQSLCEGDTIVLSVESEFDLYVWGDYGNLPNLTVTQSGIYSLYVEDSCLNSAFDNVEINYIPNPEIDLGNDTTIVEGDNILLSTGVSNMDYLWSTNETSQSILISEHGTYYVTVTNDSNCFSVDSINIYYLGIENPFSKIQIFPQPTVDFLNISSGNEIIVEIEIFDSNAKTVFYKEAFLQNLIIDVSVLKTGEYIAKIKTKSNRLYSKIIVKI; encoded by the coding sequence ATGAAAAAACTTTTTGCCATAATATTATTCCTTGCTTTTTTCACCAATTCAGCCTATAGTTTCAGATATTCAGAAATTTTTCAAGACAGTTTGTTATCAGAAAATTTCGAAAATTGGAGTGTTACATCTGCAGATTGGCAAATATTTGATTCGAACGGAGATAATCTCACATGGAGCATATATGGAAATGCCGGCGTTGATGGTTCATTCGCAGCCGGTTATCTTTTTTCGTTTACCGAAATTGCCGACGACTGGATAATTTCGAAAGGAATTTCTCTTGAAGCCGGAAAAAATTATTGGTTAAATTTTAAATATAGAATTGAAGACGAGCTTTATCCCGAAAAATTAGCTGTTTATTTTGGTTTGTTTCAAAATCCTATGAGTATGACAACAGAAATTGTGGACTTAGGAGAAATAAAAAATGAGCAATTTTTAACTCTTTCGAGAGGATTTACAGTGCCGGCAGATTCGGTTTACTATTTCGGATGGTATGCCTACTCTGATCCATACCAATGGGTAGTTCTCATTGATAATATTTATATTAAAGAAATTGATTGTTCTGCAAGTGTACCGCCGGTTATTGAACTCGGCAATGATCAATCTTTGTGCGAAGGCGACACAATAGTTTTAAGTGTAGAATCAGAATTCGATTTATATGTTTGGGGCGACTATGGAAATTTGCCAAACCTAACAGTTACTCAATCAGGGATTTATTCTTTATACGTAGAAGACAGTTGCTTGAATAGTGCTTTCGATAATGTTGAAATAAATTATATTCCGAATCCCGAAATTGATTTGGGCAACGATACAACTATTGTGGAAGGAGATAATATTCTGCTCTCTACTGGAGTTTCCAACATGGACTATTTATGGTCAACGAACGAAACAAGTCAGTCTATTTTGATTTCGGAACACGGAACTTATTATGTTACAGTAACAAACGATTCTAATTGTTTTTCTGTTGATTCGATAAATATTTACTACTTAGGTATTGAAAACCCATTTTCTAAAATTCAAATTTTTCCGCAACCTACGGTCGATTTTTTGAATATTTCAAGCGGAAATGAAATCATTGTTGAAATAGAAATCTTTGATTCGAATGCGAAAACCGTTTTTTATAAAGAAGCATTTTTGCAAAATTTGATTATCGATGTCAGTGTTTTAAAAACAGGTGAGTATATTGCTAAAATTAAAACAAAAAGCAATAGATTATATTCAAAAATAATTGTGAAAATATAG
- the lpxK gene encoding tetraacyldisaccharide 4'-kinase produces MNFVQIIFFYPLSLIYSFVVYIRNRLFDYNFLKSKEFTIPIISVGNITVGGTGKTPHIEYLISILKNECKIAVLSRGYKRKSRGFVLAHPDSTYYEIGDEPKQIKTKFPKLDVAVNANRTQGIYQLLEKGSPELNTILLDDAYQHRYVKPGLSILLVDYTQPMFHDHFLPYGRLRENRHEKRRSNIIIITKTPRDLKPIDRRILVKNLKLFPYQNLFFTTMAFGDFQAVFDSEKFQLKILECVENKYSILAISGIANPQQFDKHIQTVSNDVVTLTYPDHHNFTKKDANKIYSSFNKINNPKKIIVTTEKDAMRFQDNRHSKILSDLPFYYIPMQIEFLNKETESFNNQIINYVRKNKRNSNLHKEYHKK; encoded by the coding sequence ATGAATTTTGTGCAAATAATTTTTTTTTATCCACTGTCATTGATTTATAGTTTTGTTGTGTACATTAGAAATCGACTATTCGATTACAATTTTCTCAAATCTAAAGAATTTACAATTCCTATAATTTCGGTAGGAAATATCACTGTTGGCGGGACAGGAAAAACCCCGCATATTGAATATTTAATTTCTATTTTAAAAAACGAATGCAAAATTGCAGTACTTAGTCGGGGCTACAAACGAAAATCAAGAGGATTTGTACTTGCACACCCCGACTCAACATATTATGAAATAGGTGATGAACCTAAACAAATAAAAACAAAATTTCCAAAATTAGACGTTGCAGTAAATGCAAATAGAACACAAGGAATTTACCAATTATTAGAAAAAGGAAGCCCCGAACTTAACACAATTTTGTTAGACGATGCCTATCAGCACAGATATGTTAAACCGGGCTTGTCAATACTTTTGGTCGATTATACTCAACCAATGTTTCACGACCATTTTTTGCCATATGGTCGCTTGCGCGAAAATAGGCACGAAAAAAGGAGGTCGAACATTATAATAATTACAAAAACTCCGAGAGACCTGAAACCAATAGATAGGCGAATTTTGGTGAAAAATTTAAAACTATTTCCATATCAGAATCTGTTTTTCACGACTATGGCTTTTGGAGATTTTCAGGCGGTTTTTGACTCAGAAAAATTTCAGTTAAAAATCTTGGAATGTGTAGAAAATAAATATTCTATTTTGGCTATTTCGGGAATTGCAAATCCTCAACAATTCGACAAACATATTCAAACGGTTAGCAATGATGTAGTTACATTGACTTACCCGGATCATCACAATTTTACTAAAAAGGACGCTAATAAAATTTATTCAAGTTTTAATAAAATTAACAATCCTAAAAAAATTATTGTTACTACAGAAAAAGATGCAATGCGTTTTCAAGACAATAGGCATAGCAAAATCCTCAGCGATTTGCCATTTTATTATATCCCAATGCAAATAGAATTTCTAAACAAAGAAACAGAAAGCTTTAATAATCAAATAATTAACTATGTTAGAAAAAATAAAAGAAACAGCAACCTACATAAAGAATATCATAAAAAGTGA
- a CDS encoding purine-nucleoside phosphorylase has product MLEKIKETATYIKNIIKSEPQIGVILGTGLGGLVEEMKIEHIIDYKDIPNFPVSTVKGHHSRLIFGEFSGKKLIAMQGRFHYYEGYNMKEITFPVKVMKLLGIEYLFVSNASGGVNPDFHIGDLMIIDDQINLFPENPLRGKNEDDFGVRFPDMSETYSAELIAKGVEIAKENKFTVHTGVYAGVTGPTFETPAEYKYLRIIGADAVGMSTVPEVIVAHHMRIPCFAISIITDLGVPNKIVEVTHEDVQNVAEIAEPKMTKIIKEIVSQL; this is encoded by the coding sequence ATGTTAGAAAAAATAAAAGAAACAGCAACCTACATAAAGAATATCATAAAAAGTGAACCTCAGATAGGAGTGATTCTCGGAACCGGACTTGGCGGTTTGGTCGAAGAAATGAAAATTGAACATATTATTGATTATAAAGATATTCCGAATTTTCCGGTTTCAACTGTAAAGGGGCACCACAGCCGTTTGATATTCGGAGAATTCTCGGGAAAAAAGCTTATTGCCATGCAAGGGCGTTTTCATTATTACGAAGGCTACAACATGAAAGAAATAACTTTTCCGGTAAAAGTTATGAAACTTCTCGGAATTGAATATTTGTTTGTGTCGAATGCAAGCGGTGGAGTGAATCCAGATTTTCATATTGGAGACCTTATGATAATTGATGACCAAATTAATTTGTTTCCCGAAAATCCGCTTCGAGGCAAAAATGAAGACGATTTTGGGGTACGTTTCCCAGATATGAGCGAAACATACTCTGCAGAATTAATTGCAAAAGGGGTAGAAATTGCTAAAGAAAATAAATTTACAGTTCATACCGGAGTCTATGCAGGCGTTACAGGACCAACTTTTGAAACACCTGCAGAATATAAATATTTGCGTATTATTGGCGCCGATGCTGTTGGTATGTCCACAGTCCCTGAAGTTATTGTTGCACATCATATGAGAATTCCTTGCTTTGCAATTTCAATAATTACAGATTTGGGTGTTCCTAACAAAATTGTGGAAGTTACTCACGAGGACGTACAAAATGTAGCAGAAATTGCCGAACCCAAAATGACTAAGATTATTAAAGAAATTGTTAGCCAATTATAG
- a CDS encoding redoxin domain-containing protein translates to MKLKLFIAILFVLFAKIDFAQNVKISGTELSYANQELVLLTYSEHITFSENALAKSLVKEDGSYLFEFSTENAISVFMYIGRYKAFLLVEPNRDYKIFLPEFSEKSTSEKLNPYFKDMEITLEILSSKKNELNNIISEFDSTFNAVLNKNFPSIYRQRKYSIIDSIVQLIDTQFINIENKYLNSHKLYKYSSLYYMANQRNSEFIIEKYFSENPVLYHHTEYMNMFNQIFARYLTFYSLTKNGNRIPLDISLTKSVVRLKHTLSNNPNLKNDTLKELIILKGIYDNFYLGNYSQKTLLLIIDSIGATTKVAHHKLIVENIKKNVNCLKIGTKAPEFELYNRNKRKKKLSNFSGKFIYLNFANTENYACQKDFQLLANLYKKHGKTIEIVTIISNGTHEDMTEFLEGKDYDWTFLHCGNQPTVIKDYKIKVYPLYFLVDPYGKLALSPALPPHENFEIQLFKEIKKRD, encoded by the coding sequence ATGAAATTGAAACTCTTCATCGCAATTCTTTTTGTGCTTTTTGCAAAAATAGATTTTGCACAGAATGTAAAAATATCAGGAACAGAACTATCGTATGCAAATCAAGAATTAGTTTTATTGACTTATTCAGAGCATATTACTTTTTCCGAGAATGCGCTTGCAAAATCCTTAGTAAAGGAAGATGGGAGCTATTTGTTCGAATTTTCAACTGAAAATGCTATATCTGTATTTATGTATATTGGGCGATACAAAGCATTTTTGCTGGTTGAACCAAATAGAGATTATAAGATTTTTTTGCCCGAATTTTCTGAAAAATCTACCAGCGAAAAACTAAATCCATATTTTAAGGATATGGAAATTACTTTGGAAATTTTATCTTCAAAAAAAAATGAATTAAATAATATTATTTCAGAATTTGACTCTACATTCAACGCTGTTCTAAATAAAAATTTTCCATCGATTTATCGACAGAGAAAATATTCTATTATCGATTCAATTGTTCAACTCATTGATACACAATTTATAAATATTGAAAATAAATATTTAAATAGTCATAAATTATATAAATATTCATCGCTATACTATATGGCAAACCAGCGGAATTCTGAATTTATCATTGAAAAATATTTTTCAGAAAATCCGGTCTTGTATCACCACACAGAGTATATGAATATGTTTAATCAGATTTTTGCACGCTACCTGACTTTTTATTCGCTCACAAAAAATGGCAATAGAATTCCGCTCGACATAAGTCTTACGAAAAGTGTTGTCAGACTGAAACATACACTTTCAAACAATCCTAATTTGAAAAATGATACCCTCAAAGAATTGATTATTCTTAAGGGAATTTACGACAATTTTTACTTGGGCAACTATTCTCAGAAAACTCTTTTGCTAATTATTGATTCTATTGGGGCAACAACAAAAGTAGCTCATCATAAGCTAATTGTAGAGAATATTAAGAAAAATGTCAATTGCTTGAAAATAGGGACTAAAGCTCCTGAATTTGAATTATATAACAGAAATAAAAGAAAGAAGAAGTTATCGAATTTTTCGGGGAAATTTATCTATTTAAATTTTGCAAATACCGAAAATTATGCCTGCCAAAAAGATTTTCAACTTCTCGCAAATTTGTATAAAAAACATGGCAAAACTATCGAAATTGTAACAATAATTTCGAATGGAACACACGAAGATATGACCGAATTTTTGGAGGGAAAAGATTATGACTGGACTTTTTTGCACTGCGGAAATCAGCCCACTGTTATAAAAGATTATAAAATTAAAGTATATCCTTTGTATTTTTTAGTTGATCCTTACGGAAAATTAGCGTTGTCGCCAGCCCTGCCACCACACGAGAATTTTGAAATACAATTGTTTAAAGAGATTAAGAAAAGGGATTAG
- a CDS encoding RNA polymerase subunit sigma has protein sequence MISNKLEEQLKTVFNGKGKITFLTGAGVSAESGIPTFRGSDGYWTIGSKNYKPHEIATYKMFQKSPYEVWKWFLYMRSVCNSAKPNAGHMALVEIEKLLGDRFTIITQNVDGLHLRAGNSIEGTFQAHGNINYMLCDKNCNLSIYPIPENFPQKSRGDDLSKAEVEMLRCPDCGGITRPFALLWDEYYNEVYYRVESCMKTAAATELLIIAGTTGSTNIPNTVAQLVLKTGGIIFDINIEKNIFSEMAINSGNGYFLQYPSGMVLPEMVKIFKECV, from the coding sequence ATGATTTCAAATAAATTAGAAGAGCAGTTAAAAACTGTATTTAATGGCAAAGGAAAAATTACTTTCCTAACCGGTGCCGGTGTTTCTGCCGAAAGTGGCATTCCCACTTTTCGTGGATCAGACGGATATTGGACGATTGGTTCGAAAAACTACAAGCCTCACGAAATTGCTACTTATAAAATGTTTCAAAAAAGTCCCTACGAAGTTTGGAAATGGTTTTTGTACATGCGATCAGTTTGCAATTCAGCAAAACCAAATGCCGGACATATGGCATTGGTAGAAATAGAAAAACTATTGGGAGACCGATTCACTATTATAACACAAAATGTTGATGGATTGCATCTAAGAGCCGGCAATAGTATTGAAGGAACATTTCAAGCACACGGAAATATTAATTATATGTTATGCGACAAAAACTGCAATTTATCAATTTATCCTATTCCTGAAAATTTCCCTCAAAAAAGTAGAGGAGATGACTTGAGTAAAGCAGAAGTGGAAATGTTGAGATGTCCTGATTGTGGAGGTATCACACGTCCATTTGCCTTGTTGTGGGACGAATACTATAACGAAGTATATTATCGTGTAGAAAGCTGTATGAAAACCGCTGCCGCAACCGAACTTTTGATTATTGCCGGAACCACTGGCTCTACGAATATTCCGAACACCGTTGCACAATTGGTTCTCAAAACTGGCGGGATAATTTTCGATATAAACATTGAAAAGAATATTTTTTCAGAAATGGCAATAAATAGCGGTAATGGATATTTTTTGCAATATCCAAGCGGTATGGTTTTACCCGAAATGGTTAAAATATTTAAAGAATGTGTTTGA